The Mycoplasmopsis equigenitalium genome contains a region encoding:
- the rplF gene encoding 50S ribosomal protein L6, translating to MSRVGNRILTIPAGVEIINNNNFVTVKGPKGELSRQFSNLITINVNGTELTTKRLNEEKHTKQLHGTTNSLLAAMLTGVTTGFKKELVLKGVGYKMALKGNQLEVLAGYSHPVLLDIPEGIKLEVPKPLEAIVSGIDKQAVGEFAAKIRKVRTPNPYSGKGMAYKDEVIKTKEGKTASK from the coding sequence ATGTCGCGGGTAGGAAATCGAATTTTAACTATTCCAGCGGGAGTAGAAATTATCAACAACAACAATTTTGTAACTGTTAAAGGCCCAAAAGGCGAATTGTCAAGACAATTTAGTAATTTAATTACCATTAATGTAAATGGAACTGAATTAACAACCAAACGTCTTAACGAAGAAAAACACACTAAACAACTTCATGGTACAACCAACTCACTATTAGCAGCGATGCTAACTGGAGTTACAACTGGTTTTAAAAAGGAACTAGTTCTTAAAGGGGTTGGTTACAAAATGGCTCTTAAAGGCAACCAACTTGAAGTATTAGCCGGTTATTCACACCCAGTACTTTTAGATATTCCAGAAGGAATTAAACTTGAAGTACCTAAACCTCTTGAAGCAATTGTTTCAGGAATCGATAAACAAGCAGTTGGTGAATTTGCAGCAAAAATTAGAAAAGTTAGAACCCCTAACCCATACTCAGGTAAAGGGATGGCCTACAAAGATGAAGTGATTAAAACTAAAGAAGGGAAAACTGCTTCGAAGTAA
- a CDS encoding TIGR00282 family metallophosphoesterase gives MNKKLNVLFLGDIFGLPGIEAVERALPELIKTHKIDFVIAQAENVSGRKGFVKSDYLRLKKAGINVFTLGNHVWAKKEILAIIENADIVRPANVDIKYPGLGSRVFVIDDKKIRISSLMGITFNKLSTPWEEEYANSFFDAADALIENDKTDFHIIDFHGETTSEKNVFALYVDGKVSAVLGTHTHVQTNDERRLPNGTLFISDAGMCGPQNAAIGANFDEVYQHMRYGSHVKFQVSKNKPQVNGVVLNLSTNKSNNKIKKIKIL, from the coding sequence ATGAACAAAAAATTAAATGTTTTGTTTTTGGGTGATATTTTTGGTCTACCAGGTATAGAAGCTGTAGAACGGGCATTGCCTGAATTAATCAAAACGCACAAAATTGATTTTGTTATAGCACAAGCCGAAAATGTTTCGGGTAGAAAAGGATTTGTAAAATCTGATTATTTACGCCTAAAAAAAGCCGGAATTAATGTTTTTACGTTAGGTAATCATGTTTGAGCTAAAAAAGAGATTTTAGCAATTATTGAAAATGCGGACATCGTGCGCCCCGCAAATGTTGATATTAAATATCCTGGTTTAGGCTCGCGAGTTTTTGTGATTGATGACAAAAAAATTCGCATTTCATCATTGATGGGAATTACTTTTAATAAGCTTTCAACACCATGAGAAGAAGAGTATGCGAACTCGTTTTTTGATGCGGCTGATGCATTAATTGAAAATGATAAAACTGATTTTCATATTATTGATTTTCATGGTGAGACCACCAGTGAAAAAAATGTTTTTGCGCTTTATGTTGATGGAAAAGTAAGTGCTGTTTTAGGTACGCACACTCATGTGCAAACTAACGATGAAAGACGACTTCCAAACGGTACTTTATTTATCTCTGATGCCGGAATGTGTGGTCCTCAAAATGCAGCAATTGGTGCAAATTTTGATGAAGTATATCAACATATGAGATACGGCAGTCATGTTAAATTTCAAGTCTCAAAAAACAAGCCGCAAGTTAATGGTGTGGTCTTAAATTTAAGCACAAATAAATCAAATAACAAGATTAAAAAAATAAAAATTCTGTAA
- the rplN gene encoding 50S ribosomal protein L14 produces the protein MIQELSVANVADNSGAKLVRVIRNVGGSVKKSSYIGDIVTCSVIKAQPDGLVKEGQVVKAVVVRSKYGIRRSNGSYIRFDDNAVVLIKEDKTPRGTRVFGSVARELRDLGFAKIVSLAPEVW, from the coding sequence ATGATTCAAGAATTATCAGTTGCAAATGTTGCCGATAACTCAGGCGCAAAACTTGTAAGAGTGATTCGTAATGTTGGTGGTAGCGTTAAAAAATCTTCATACATTGGTGATATTGTTACATGTTCAGTAATTAAAGCACAACCTGACGGTCTTGTTAAAGAAGGACAAGTTGTTAAAGCGGTTGTTGTACGTAGTAAATACGGAATTCGTCGTAGCAATGGTTCATACATTCGTTTCGATGATAATGCTGTAGTACTTATTAAAGAAGATAAAACGCCTCGTGGTACTCGTGTGTTTGGGTCAGTAGCACGTGAATTGCGTGATTTAGGGTTTGCTAAAATTGTTTCATTAGCACCCGAAGTATGATAG
- the rpsS gene encoding 30S ribosomal protein S19: MARSLAKGPFADEHLLKKVDAIVNKKAPKKPIKTWSRRSTIFPDFIGLTFLVHNGNKFIEVYVTDDMVGHKLGEFSPTRTFTGHGADKGKKK; the protein is encoded by the coding sequence ATGGCAAGAAGTTTAGCTAAAGGCCCATTTGCAGACGAACATTTACTTAAAAAAGTCGATGCGATCGTTAACAAAAAAGCGCCTAAAAAACCAATCAAAACATGATCACGTCGTTCAACAATCTTCCCTGACTTTATTGGTTTAACTTTCCTAGTTCACAATGGAAATAAATTTATTGAAGTGTATGTAACAGATGATATGGTTGGACACAAACTTGGTGAATTTAGTCCAACAAGAACCTTTACAGGTCATGGTGCTGACAAAGGTAAGAAGAAATAA
- the recA gene encoding recombinase RecA, giving the protein MENKISKEIELAIKEITKKFGKESLMLLGEKQELSVETFSTGSMLLDRALGCGGWPKGRIVEIYGPESSGKTTLSLHAIAEIQKQGGVAAFIDVEHSIDPNYARNLGVDIDKLLLSQPDSGEQAMEIVDILARSGAVDLIIVDSVAALATEAELEGEMKDQTIGGQARLMSKALRKITGNLSKNKTTIIFINQIREKIGIMFGNPETTPGGRALKFYATIRLEVRKAGQIISNAEATGNGIRMKVVKNKLAAPFKTVDSEIIYSLGINKIGEVVQLALEQNILQRKGAWYAYKEENIAQGMANLIVVLKENTKMYDEILSLIK; this is encoded by the coding sequence ATGGAAAATAAAATTAGTAAAGAAATTGAGTTAGCAATTAAAGAAATTACCAAGAAATTTGGTAAGGAATCTTTAATGTTACTTGGTGAAAAACAAGAATTAAGTGTTGAAACGTTTTCGACGGGTTCAATGCTTTTAGATCGTGCCTTAGGTTGTGGCGGATGACCGAAAGGAAGAATTGTTGAAATTTATGGGCCCGAATCATCAGGAAAGACAACCCTTAGTTTACATGCGATTGCAGAAATTCAAAAACAGGGCGGGGTGGCAGCGTTTATCGATGTTGAGCACTCGATCGATCCCAATTATGCTCGAAACTTAGGAGTGGATATTGACAAATTGCTTTTATCCCAACCTGATAGCGGTGAACAAGCAATGGAAATTGTTGATATTTTAGCGCGCTCAGGTGCTGTCGATTTAATTATTGTTGATTCGGTTGCTGCCCTTGCTACTGAGGCTGAGCTTGAAGGCGAAATGAAGGATCAAACAATCGGTGGTCAGGCGCGTTTAATGTCAAAAGCACTTCGCAAAATTACCGGTAATTTATCAAAGAATAAAACAACAATTATTTTTATTAATCAAATTCGAGAAAAAATTGGCATTATGTTTGGTAACCCTGAAACAACTCCGGGCGGAAGAGCGCTAAAATTTTACGCTACAATTCGTTTAGAGGTAAGAAAAGCAGGACAAATCATTAGTAATGCTGAAGCTACTGGGAATGGTATTCGGATGAAAGTTGTAAAAAACAAACTTGCCGCACCATTCAAAACTGTTGATTCGGAAATTATTTATTCGTTAGGAATTAATAAGATTGGTGAGGTTGTTCAGCTTGCCTTAGAACAAAATATTTTACAGCGCAAAGGTGCATGATACGCTTATAAAGAAGAGAATATAGCCCAAGGAATGGCTAATTTAATTGTTGTTCTTAAAGAAAATACAAAAATGTATGATGAAATACTAAGTTTGATCAAATAA
- the rplD gene encoding 50S ribosomal protein L4 codes for MAETKVTKTTAVKKPAAPKTTKVKKETKPAVKALSKDLPASLFGSEKIYKQAIFDVVISDRASKRQGTHKVKNRGEVSGTGKKPWQQKGTGRARTGSLKTPVFVGGGRAFGPTPDRNYKLKVNKKVRKNALISALTLLAQGDKVLVSEIKMDKISTKELVAQLTKHKANNLKTLIVTNETNVFLSARNLPRTITTKVTSISVEDLLWADKLIISKQDIAYLEGLVK; via the coding sequence ATGGCTGAAACAAAAGTAACAAAAACCACTGCTGTTAAAAAACCAGCAGCTCCTAAAACTACAAAAGTTAAAAAAGAAACCAAGCCAGCAGTAAAAGCATTAAGCAAAGACTTGCCAGCATCATTATTTGGCAGCGAAAAAATTTACAAACAAGCAATTTTTGATGTTGTTATTAGTGACCGCGCTTCAAAAAGACAAGGTACACACAAAGTAAAAAATCGTGGTGAAGTATCAGGAACAGGTAAAAAACCATGACAACAAAAAGGTACTGGTAGAGCAAGAACCGGTTCGTTAAAAACTCCAGTATTCGTAGGTGGTGGTAGAGCATTTGGTCCTACCCCAGATCGTAATTACAAATTAAAAGTAAACAAAAAAGTTAGAAAAAATGCCCTTATTTCTGCATTAACATTACTTGCACAAGGTGATAAAGTACTTGTTTCAGAAATTAAAATGGACAAAATTTCAACTAAAGAATTAGTAGCACAATTGACAAAACACAAAGCAAATAATTTAAAAACTTTAATCGTTACTAACGAAACTAATGTTTTTCTAAGTGCGCGTAATTTGCCTAGAACCATTACAACAAAAGTAACTTCGATTTCAGTTGAAGATTTATTATGAGCTGACAAATTAATTATTAGCAAACAAGATATTGCATACTTAGAAGGGTTGGTGAAATAA
- the rpsJ gene encoding 30S ribosomal protein S10, whose product MKKITIKIKGFEHELVDMTAKKLVTIAQDAKCKFSGPVPLPTKREIFTILRSVHINKKSREQFEQKTHQRLLILIEPSAKLVESLRHTELPFGVEVTIK is encoded by the coding sequence ATGAAAAAAATTACAATCAAAATTAAGGGATTTGAACACGAACTTGTTGATATGACAGCAAAAAAACTTGTAACAATCGCACAAGATGCAAAATGCAAGTTTTCAGGACCAGTTCCATTGCCAACTAAACGTGAAATCTTCACAATCTTACGTTCAGTTCACATTAACAAAAAATCTCGTGAACAATTTGAACAAAAAACACACCAAAGATTACTTATACTTATCGAACCAAGTGCAAAATTGGTTGAAAGTTTAAGACACACAGAACTTCCATTTGGTGTTGAAGTTACAATCAAATAA
- the rplP gene encoding 50S ribosomal protein L16 produces the protein MLQPKKTKHRRVFRIPHDKTKAFKGNRVSFGEYGLQAQTSAWISARQIEAARIAITRHMGREGQVFIRIFPHLSLTSKPIGVRMGSGKGSPEKWAAVVKVDTMMFEVKGVNETVAREALRLGGHKLPVKFKIVKKETQIDGGK, from the coding sequence ATGTTACAACCCAAAAAGACTAAACACAGACGTGTATTTAGAATTCCTCACGACAAAACTAAAGCATTTAAAGGAAATCGTGTTTCATTTGGTGAGTATGGTTTACAAGCACAAACCAGCGCTTGAATCTCAGCACGTCAAATTGAAGCAGCTCGGATCGCGATTACCCGTCACATGGGGAGAGAAGGTCAAGTGTTCATTCGGATTTTCCCTCACCTTTCATTAACATCAAAACCAATTGGTGTTCGGATGGGTTCAGGTAAGGGTTCACCAGAAAAATGAGCAGCAGTTGTTAAAGTTGATACCATGATGTTTGAAGTTAAAGGTGTTAACGAAACTGTTGCTCGTGAAGCGTTACGTTTAGGTGGACACAAACTCCCTGTTAAATTTAAAATTGTGAAAAAAGAAACACAAATTGATGGAGGTAAATAA
- the rpsQ gene encoding 30S ribosomal protein S17, producing the protein MRETSRKTLVGKVVSTKNAKTIIVAVDTYKNHPTYQKRFKSTKRFAVHDEKQEASLNDIVSIMETRPVSKTKHFRLVTIKEKALQGAE; encoded by the coding sequence ATGCGCGAAACCTCAAGAAAAACGCTTGTTGGGAAAGTAGTTTCAACCAAAAACGCTAAAACTATTATTGTTGCTGTTGATACTTACAAAAACCACCCAACTTACCAAAAACGTTTCAAATCAACAAAACGTTTTGCTGTACATGACGAAAAACAAGAAGCTAGTTTAAATGATATTGTTTCAATTATGGAAACTCGTCCTGTTTCAAAAACAAAACATTTCCGTCTTGTAACAATTAAAGAAAAAGCACTTCAAGGAGCTGAATAA
- the rplX gene encoding 50S ribosomal protein L24 translates to MKTKLKKNDEVVVLAGKEKGKSGRILAIQAKNNTATVQELNMLTKHKKPSQQNTEGGIVTFEGPIHLSNLALVVKKAAKGKPAMHSKLGFKVDKEGKKIRIARKTGKEV, encoded by the coding sequence ATGAAAACAAAGCTTAAAAAGAATGATGAAGTCGTTGTTCTAGCCGGTAAAGAAAAAGGCAAAAGTGGTCGGATTTTAGCTATTCAAGCTAAAAACAATACCGCAACCGTGCAAGAATTAAATATGTTAACCAAACACAAAAAACCTTCACAACAAAACACTGAAGGTGGCATTGTTACCTTTGAAGGACCAATTCATCTTTCAAACCTAGCACTTGTTGTTAAAAAAGCTGCTAAAGGTAAACCTGCTATGCACTCAAAATTAGGTTTTAAAGTTGATAAAGAAGGTAAAAAAATAAGAATCGCTCGTAAGACAGGAAAAGAGGTGTAG
- the rpmC gene encoding 50S ribosomal protein L29, giving the protein MKYKVFSEKSKQELETLVEDLKAKLFTLRFKNKTGQADQTHHIQAIRRDIARALTALNALEKGDK; this is encoded by the coding sequence ATGAAATACAAAGTTTTCAGCGAAAAAAGTAAACAAGAACTTGAAACTCTTGTTGAAGATCTTAAAGCAAAATTATTTACCTTAAGATTTAAAAATAAAACTGGACAAGCAGATCAAACACACCACATTCAAGCAATTAGAAGAGATATTGCAAGAGCCCTAACTGCTCTTAATGCTCTTGAAAAAGGAGATAAATAA
- a CDS encoding type Z 30S ribosomal protein S14, which produces MAKTSLKAKAEKHPKFSTRAYTRCQLCGRNHAVMRKFKICRICFRNLAHEGKIPGVKKASW; this is translated from the coding sequence ATGGCAAAAACATCATTAAAGGCAAAAGCAGAAAAACACCCAAAATTTTCAACACGCGCTTACACTCGTTGTCAATTATGTGGTCGTAACCATGCTGTTATGCGTAAATTTAAAATTTGTAGAATTTGTTTCAGAAATCTTGCCCACGAAGGCAAAATTCCTGGCGTTAAGAAAGCGAGCTGATAA
- the rplB gene encoding 50S ribosomal protein L2, translating to MALKHFKPTTNGRRNMSQLDYSVTLSGHEPEKSLLTILKKKSGRNNQGKITVRHKGGRVKRFYRVIDFKRNKDNIPAIVKTIEYDPNRSANICLLAYVDGEKRYILAPKGMKLGTKVVSGDNVDILVGNALPLANIPEGTVVHNVEMQPGGGGVIARSAGNSAQILGKDDDGKYVVLRLKSGEMRRILARCRATIGEVGNEEHLLVNVGKAGINRHKGIRPTVRGSVMNPNDHPHGGGEGKQPIGRKSPLTPWGKKALGVKTRNNKKASTKLILRRRKETK from the coding sequence ATGGCTTTGAAACATTTTAAGCCTACAACCAATGGTCGTCGTAATATGTCTCAACTTGATTATTCAGTAACACTTTCAGGTCATGAGCCAGAAAAGTCATTACTTACCATTCTAAAAAAGAAATCAGGTCGTAATAATCAAGGAAAAATTACAGTTCGTCACAAAGGTGGAAGAGTAAAACGCTTTTACCGTGTAATTGACTTTAAACGTAATAAAGATAATATTCCAGCAATTGTCAAGACAATTGAATACGATCCAAACCGTTCAGCAAATATTTGCTTATTGGCATATGTTGATGGTGAAAAAAGATATATTTTAGCACCTAAGGGAATGAAATTAGGGACTAAAGTTGTTTCAGGAGATAACGTTGATATTCTTGTTGGTAACGCTTTACCACTTGCAAATATTCCTGAAGGTACAGTTGTACATAACGTTGAAATGCAACCAGGAGGAGGAGGTGTTATTGCTCGTTCAGCGGGTAATAGTGCGCAAATCCTTGGTAAAGATGATGATGGTAAATACGTTGTCTTGAGATTGAAATCAGGCGAAATGCGTCGGATTTTAGCAAGATGTCGTGCAACCATCGGTGAAGTTGGAAACGAAGAACACTTACTAGTTAATGTTGGTAAAGCCGGAATTAATCGCCACAAAGGGATTCGTCCAACTGTTCGTGGTTCGGTAATGAACCCTAACGACCACCCACACGGTGGTGGTGAAGGTAAACAACCAATTGGACGTAAGTCGCCACTTACACCTTGAGGTAAAAAAGCTCTTGGTGTTAAAACAAGAAACAACAAAAAAGCTTCAACTAAATTGATTTTAAGAAGAAGAAAGGAAACTAAATAA
- the rplC gene encoding 50S ribosomal protein L3, whose product MKGILGRKVGMTQIFAADGKSLPVTVIEVQPNVVTAVLSQEKNGYVATQLAAFEQKEARVSKPVLGKLKKVNTTPKRYIKEIRNMQGYELGQEINASIFKEGDLIDVTGTSKGKGFAGTIKRWNQAIGPKSHGGGGGSQPVRQTGSLGDISGNKVVKGMTMPGHLGHEKTTVQNLEIVKVDLKNNVIVVRGSIPGPKKSLVVLKEAIKPTNKSKDVIQLVDVKTTQLRNDLLEEAKHLKVEVTVEMSNEDIQQAIETAKANAEQEKAAEAAAEKEGDK is encoded by the coding sequence ATGAAAGGAATCTTAGGACGCAAAGTAGGAATGACTCAGATCTTTGCTGCTGATGGTAAATCACTACCAGTAACAGTTATCGAAGTTCAACCTAATGTTGTAACAGCTGTTTTAAGTCAAGAAAAAAACGGTTACGTTGCTACTCAACTTGCAGCTTTTGAACAAAAAGAAGCAAGAGTAAGTAAGCCCGTGCTTGGAAAACTTAAAAAAGTTAACACAACACCTAAGCGCTACATTAAAGAAATTCGTAACATGCAAGGTTATGAATTAGGGCAAGAAATTAATGCCTCAATATTCAAAGAAGGTGATTTGATTGATGTCACCGGAACATCAAAAGGTAAAGGTTTTGCCGGAACCATTAAACGTTGAAACCAAGCCATCGGACCTAAATCACACGGTGGTGGTGGTGGTTCTCAACCCGTAAGACAAACTGGTTCTCTTGGGGATATCTCAGGAAACAAAGTTGTTAAAGGGATGACAATGCCTGGACACCTTGGTCATGAAAAAACAACAGTACAAAATTTAGAAATTGTTAAAGTTGATTTAAAAAATAATGTAATCGTTGTGAGAGGATCAATTCCTGGACCTAAAAAATCACTTGTAGTACTAAAAGAAGCAATCAAACCAACAAACAAATCAAAAGATGTAATTCAACTCGTTGATGTTAAAACAACTCAATTAAGAAACGACTTACTTGAGGAAGCAAAACACTTAAAAGTTGAAGTTACTGTTGAAATGTCAAATGAAGATATTCAACAAGCAATTGAAACCGCTAAAGCAAATGCTGAACAAGAAAAAGCTGCCGAAGCTGCTGCAGAAAAAGAAGGAGATAAATAA
- the rplW gene encoding 50S ribosomal protein L23 yields MHYTEVIKSPIMTEKTNLLAANNNEYVFKVDINTNKIEVKKAIEFIYKVKVARVNIIRLEKQPTSLGRSKGWTDRYKKAIVKLIEGDTINFMPEDDKTKATKAKDEKAKSKVDKKTQQETSEKLKAVEAKIAAKKEKAQKTKNPKIKVEDEAPKAPEATLIIKDQPAEKPKRARKVTKKIAEEIIAEADEKQKKAAKAKKVAAPKAEKTAEEKPKRATTKKAKPAEATLIIEDKPKKTAKRATKKDVEAIVEEKPKAKKVTTKKAKPAEATLIIEDKPKKTAKRATKKDVEAIVEEKPKPKRAKKPTKLQAQLESAGAGEDMLELAEILESARKKIKTVENKIVKEAITKSINETGEIPIKKTRRTKKTKEE; encoded by the coding sequence ATGCATTATACAGAAGTTATCAAGTCACCAATCATGACTGAAAAAACCAACTTACTTGCTGCTAACAACAATGAATATGTTTTCAAAGTTGACATCAACACAAACAAAATTGAAGTTAAAAAAGCAATTGAATTTATTTATAAAGTAAAAGTTGCAAGAGTTAACATTATTCGTCTTGAAAAACAGCCTACTTCACTTGGAAGATCAAAAGGATGAACTGATCGTTACAAAAAAGCAATTGTTAAGTTAATTGAAGGTGACACCATCAACTTCATGCCAGAAGATGACAAAACCAAGGCAACAAAAGCAAAAGATGAAAAAGCTAAAAGTAAAGTTGACAAAAAAACACAACAAGAAACAAGCGAAAAATTAAAAGCAGTTGAAGCAAAAATCGCTGCTAAAAAAGAAAAAGCTCAAAAAACTAAAAATCCAAAAATTAAAGTTGAAGACGAAGCTCCAAAAGCACCAGAAGCAACCTTAATTATTAAGGATCAACCTGCTGAAAAACCAAAAAGAGCAAGAAAAGTAACTAAGAAAATTGCTGAAGAAATTATTGCCGAAGCAGATGAAAAACAAAAGAAAGCAGCAAAAGCAAAAAAAGTAGCAGCTCCTAAAGCAGAAAAAACTGCTGAAGAAAAACCAAAAAGAGCAACTACCAAAAAAGCCAAACCTGCTGAAGCTACTTTAATTATTGAAGACAAACCTAAGAAAACTGCTAAAAGAGCAACTAAAAAAGATGTCGAAGCAATCGTTGAAGAAAAACCAAAAGCTAAAAAAGTAACTACCAAAAAAGCCAAACCTGCTGAAGCTACTTTAATTATTGAAGACAAACCTAAGAAAACTGCTAAAAGAGCAACTAAAAAAGATGTCGAAGCAATCGTTGAAGAAAAACCAAAACCAAAAAGAGCTAAAAAACCAACCAAGCTTCAAGCACAATTAGAAAGTGCTGGCGCAGGCGAAGACATGCTTGAATTGGCTGAAATTCTTGAATCAGCAAGAAAGAAAATTAAAACCGTTGAAAACAAAATTGTTAAAGAAGCGATTACAAAATCAATCAACGAGACAGGTGAAATTCCTATCAAAAAAACAAGAAGAACTAAAAAAACAAAAGAAGAATAA
- the rpsC gene encoding 30S ribosomal protein S3, producing the protein MGQKVNPNGFRFGITKEHNSKWFAEKANFSNLLLEDQKIYKFFNNLVRQYQIGKVEIKRNKENKVLVRVHSAKSGALLGQNGENIKLVTAKLQKTIRNRKLEITIDVQNIAKPELNARLAAEQIAVKLENRESFRIAQKFVIRNAMKAGAKGIKTSVSGRLNGVDMARTEGYSEGEMKLHTLRQKVDYATATARTTYGAIGVKVWISLGEILEGGNKDVTTQKD; encoded by the coding sequence ATGGGACAAAAAGTTAATCCAAATGGCTTCCGTTTCGGAATCACAAAAGAACACAACTCAAAATGATTTGCCGAAAAAGCAAACTTTAGTAACTTACTTTTAGAAGATCAAAAAATCTACAAATTCTTTAATAACTTGGTTCGTCAATACCAAATTGGTAAAGTGGAAATTAAACGTAATAAAGAAAACAAAGTACTTGTTAGAGTACACAGTGCTAAATCAGGTGCTTTATTAGGTCAAAATGGTGAAAATATTAAATTAGTAACAGCTAAACTACAAAAAACCATTAGAAACCGTAAATTAGAAATCACAATTGATGTGCAAAACATTGCTAAACCAGAATTAAACGCTCGTTTAGCAGCGGAACAAATTGCCGTTAAATTAGAAAATCGTGAAAGCTTTAGAATTGCGCAAAAATTTGTAATTAGAAATGCAATGAAAGCCGGCGCAAAAGGAATTAAAACTTCAGTTTCAGGCCGTCTTAACGGAGTTGATATGGCTCGTACCGAAGGATATAGTGAAGGTGAAATGAAACTTCACACCCTAAGACAAAAAGTGGATTATGCAACCGCTACTGCTCGTACAACTTATGGAGCAATTGGGGTTAAAGTATGAATTTCACTTGGCGAAATTCTTGAAGGAGGTAACAAAGATGTTACAACCCAAAAAGACTAA
- the rplE gene encoding 50S ribosomal protein L5: MRLQKLYESKVRNELFKEFNYTSVMQVPRIEKIMLNMTAGKEVTNSKAIEEVLNELKQITSQKPYQTVAKKSLASWKLREGMPMGGKVTLRRQKMWDFLEKLIHVAMPRIRDFRGVNPKAFDGRGNFALGIKEQIIFPEIEFDKIRKIKGLDVIIVTTANSDKEAKALLEKLGMPFAGSEK, from the coding sequence ATGAGATTACAAAAATTATATGAATCTAAAGTTCGTAATGAATTGTTTAAAGAATTTAACTATACTTCTGTAATGCAAGTGCCTCGGATTGAAAAAATTATGCTTAATATGACCGCGGGCAAGGAAGTTACAAACTCAAAAGCGATTGAAGAGGTTCTTAATGAACTTAAACAAATTACTAGTCAAAAACCTTACCAAACCGTTGCGAAAAAATCACTTGCTTCATGAAAACTTCGTGAAGGAATGCCAATGGGTGGTAAAGTAACCCTAAGACGTCAAAAAATGTGAGACTTCTTAGAAAAATTAATTCACGTAGCAATGCCTCGGATCAGAGATTTTCGTGGTGTTAACCCTAAAGCCTTTGATGGTCGTGGTAACTTTGCGCTTGGAATTAAAGAACAAATCATCTTCCCAGAAATCGAATTTGATAAAATTCGTAAAATTAAGGGACTAGATGTAATTATTGTTACAACAGCAAATAGTGATAAAGAAGCAAAAGCATTACTAGAAAAATTAGGAATGCCATTTGCAGGAAGTGAGAAATAG
- the rpsH gene encoding 30S ribosomal protein S8, which translates to MAFITDPISDMIVRIKNASQRKHKQVSMPHSTKKEAILKIVKEQGFINDFEVVTTKDKKKELTVSLKYKGNTPVITDIKRISKPGLRVYVEAANVPSVLSGYGVAIISTSKGLLTDKQARKENVGGEVIAFVW; encoded by the coding sequence ATGGCTTTTATCACAGATCCAATTTCAGATATGATTGTTCGCATTAAAAATGCGTCACAACGTAAACACAAACAAGTTTCTATGCCTCACTCAACCAAAAAAGAAGCAATTCTAAAAATTGTTAAAGAACAAGGATTTATTAATGATTTTGAAGTTGTAACAACAAAAGATAAGAAAAAAGAATTAACCGTAAGTCTTAAATATAAAGGTAACACCCCAGTTATTACTGACATCAAACGTATATCAAAACCAGGTTTACGTGTTTATGTCGAAGCCGCAAATGTACCAAGCGTGCTTTCAGGATACGGTGTTGCAATCATCTCAACCTCAAAAGGTCTTTTAACAGATAAACAAGCAAGAAAGGAAAACGTAGGTGGTGAAGTCATCGCCTTCGTATGATAA